The sequence cttatcccaggcatagattaccttagccgtatttggcacaactttttggaattttggatcctcaatgctcttcaactttgcacttgtttggctttatgaatattttgatatgagcgtcactgatgagtcttatgaagacgaaacgcgcatctggcgtactaagttataatcctggtacctttgataactatatagaCAACAAACTTATGAATATGAGTTAGCAAAAAAACGATGTAAtttatataagaagatgtggtatgaaatTTATTGTTAATTGTGGTTGAAGGAACCGCATTATTATAATGACAAGAGTTCTAGGGATCAAGATATCAATCTGTTGAATCATTcatttcatgaatattcatgaggaaTTTGCATATTGATCTCAATGTGCATTTTtcaaatctcagtgtgtaattaataattctcagtgtgtgtttttcaatttatttaatctCAGTGTGCCTTTTtaaaatctcagtgtgtaattttaatttctcagtgtggtttttcatttgttttaatctcagtgtgtaatttcgATTGGTCAGTGTGTTATTTTAGGGTTTTGAATCtcagtgtgtattttttttctcgaaaaaaaGGGTTTCAACATAGTTTTGACGAGAACGGATTGCCATATCTCAGCTAAAACCATGCTCACTTTATATAACTAGAAGATGCATGTTAATGATATCTTTAACCGCTGTGTAATATTAAAATTGGAATTTTACAGAAGATGTCAGTGTAAACGTGTTTCTTTGAAGATAATCACCAGGTGCACGAAAGGAAAAAGAGGAAAGAAGACATGTTCAAAGTAAGTATTACAACCGgtttcattgagtgtgtagtTAAAGGAAATATCTTTGGTTaacttgcttgctagctgaaccataagtcattatatatatatattaggtgaggtaaactaccctcctttaagaAAAGACTAGTCCGACTGTAACCAATCTATCAGTCTGTAGGATTGGAGAACTTTGAAAAGAGGGTAGTTTACCTTACCTAATAATGACGATTCAGCTAGTAAGCAAGTTAACCAAATATATTCTCTTTAGCcacacactcaatgaaatcggctGTAACAAATGGCATATACATTCGTACTTGAAAGAATAGTAGAATTACAGTATAATTTTCTTCTAATATGAGGagctttattgataatttaaatgaTTACTTTGATCTCATATTAAAGACCTGTGCTTGAAACtttcatataaaataagaagtggtatgattgccaatgacataactattcaccaaagtttaaatAAAGTGAATAAAAGCAACTGTAGGCAACTGATGGCCTTCGACAGTTTGAAAAACCCATACAGTAGGATCGGCTATAAGAGGCCCCGACATgtgaaaactaacggcataatatatatagaaaacaatttacataaaactaatatgacagacatgaaccaacgacaaccaatAAACTACAGTCTTTTGACTAGGGGCAGGTAAAAAAGAACATGTTTAAACCATCTTACCCTTGAACAGACGTGttacaatacaacataagaactatAAACATCAGTGGAAAAGCGCTTTGCACATCAGATCGATACAGAGCAGAAAGACATCTAACAGAAACGCAGACTGCAGGTGGCAGGATGTTTTAAATcccttaaaacaaaatagacacGTAGTTCACTATCAATTAGTTTCATATGACACTGTTAACAATCAGCTTTTTGAAACTTcatatatgtatttaacattCCCGTTtgataacaatatttatattttgtcgATACAGTTATTCAAATTAGGATAATGCTTATCTTTTTAATACATCTACAGGGTGAAAAGGTACTTCTTCAAAAAAACAAGATGCTACTACCCATTTGACGGTACGTAACTATGCAAAGATTTTCCGattaaaattgtaatcaatgcatttttatgattattttacaGTGTGTGAGTGAATGTATATCCTGGCTTAGaatataaaaagttatattttccTATTGCAAGAACGTTtagtatgtttcttttttatggttttattatatatgtttctaGAGGAGCCATCACTATTTACTAATTCGGGGATCTTGAGACACTCTCTCACTGTTTTCGAAAGGGGTTAATGTTGCTTACctttttctgtgttgtgttatTCTAACTGTTTTGCATTCTTTTCATTTGTCTATGCCGTTGGCTGTATCATGAACTTTTTCGCACATAATGGTATGCATTTTTTCTTCTCTCTCACCCTCTGCTGTTTCGTAACAGAACTATTGTCCGATAGTATTGATTAAAAAGTATTAGTAAATCAGTATTGCCATGAAATCTCATATTAGggtaaacttttatatatataaatgttagcggaaataagtgaaattaggcattacgcttaaatcctaggcaataagctaacgcctaggcatAAAGTTATTGCCTGCAAATTTCAGGCATTAAGATTATTTCCTGAAATCTGGTGATTATTATTCACACTATAATAATTTTAGGCAATAAGTAAAGTCTGGAATTTATGCTTATTTGGTGATTAATTCTTGATATTAAGTTGTTTCTTCATTATATTTctaatattacattataaatatacattcatttgACAGATCTTCAAAAGTAAGTTTATTGagtaatttaaatacatgtagtaaaaaaacagaattaaatcatacttttttcatgtttttgtggttttagaaaatatcaaaaaaaaaaatgaaaaaagtgattgtattcattaaaaaaggtgggagtttctataaaataattataatatttatttgaaaatttgtacaCTTCACTAGTCTAGCTAGTTTGAACTGATCAAATGTAGACAAaattaagatatgatttttttctgacaccattttccaattttttgtATTGGATAACTTAATTTTCTTTGCTAACAGTTCTAGAAATtgtgataacaaaatgatttCAGCACAAACTTctatcaagttttcatatttttaaattattatttgattttatttccggtttcttgtggacagttgtctcattgacaatcaaaccacatcttcttttttatatttaggatGCAATTGGGCCCTGTAGTTTTGCATCagtaaaataacatatttttttcattttcaaacgtATGTTAATtgcagtaataaaataaaatatttaaagaatatgAAAGATGCACGATTACATATTTTAAGCTAaatgcctaatttcacttattaCCGCTAACATatacaatatcaaaattataatacacTTAATAACCGAATGTTTAatagtttcatttaatatcctaattagattaaacaaacacaattccaggtaacaaactaaaactaaaactatCAACTGGATGAAGAGTTTatacaaatttctttttatttatttattgggATTTCAGATTCATATGGAAATGGATCTGACGATGGTGGAGATGGAGGAGAAGATGGTGGAGATGGTGGTGATAACGATGTAGAAGATCACGGTGGAGATTGTGATGGAGAAGGAAATAACGATGGAGAAGGAGATGGGGACGGAGATGGAGATGGCGGTGGAGATGGCGGTGGAGATGGCGATGGAGATGGCGGGGGAGATGGTGATGGAGGAGATGGTGGACTTGGTGGCGGAGGAGATGGAGATGGAGATGGTAATGGAGATGGCGATGGAGATGGTAATGGAGATGACGGTGGAGATGGAGATGGAGAAGGAGATGGAGATGGCGGTGGAGATGGTAATGGAGATGGTAATGGAGATGGTAATGGAGATGACGGTGGAGATGGAGATGGTGATGAAGGAGATGGAGGAGATAACGACTTAGTCATGCTCAATGATGACTGCACGGAAGCTGAAAACCCAGAAGGTGAGTAGACAGATAATTAAGAGGTGTTCCAATATCTAAATAATCACTCTTTGTCGTTCTCATTAATTCTTAGTGTGAGATAGGTACCTGTGTGCTGTTTGGCATTGTCTGAGATAATATTGCTTTATATTGTTGCATTATTGTTTACATAGATAGGGGTATAAAACTTTTAGGTAATTTTTGAGAGctctttatttttacttgaGTCGCCAACGGCAAAAGCAGGACTAGTAACAACTCGACTCCGTTCGTCTGTCTATCCGTAGGACGTTTAGAGAAAAATCTGTTGTTGAAGTTGTATTGgcttctttaatataaattgGTTTAATATTTTGGTATGAAACTTGGTAATGTGGAGTTGTAGCGTGTAAGCATTTTTTACATCCGACGTGAAGCCACTTCCTGTTTCCCGATAGTTGATTATTTTACACTAATTATACAAAACAATGCTAGTCTATATGTTTTAGCTGTCATTCACATAACAATATGGCTTagatgaaaaatgaaaatggtcTTTTTGCTAACATTGTAGATCTGAAGGACATATGTGCTAACGGTATAGCAAAAGATCCAGTAGAGTTATTCTTCGGAACTAGCTGTCCAACGCATTTCCTCCAGTGTGACTTGAATGGCGGTGCATTTATAATGCCATGTTCAGTTGGACTTGAATGGTGTCAACAGAAGTTAACATGTGACATTGTCTCGAGTTGTAATGCTTAACTATATACTATCAGGTGAGGGAATTAGGCTTCAAAGGAAGCAAACGAGACCGGATTCAAACAGGATAAGGGTCTCGTGCTATGCATGCAACTCCGACATGCATATATCGTCAGAAAACCTTTTTCTTTAAGCTCCTCAATTTTCCAGTCATTCATATATCCCTTACCTCCAAATTAAAAATCCTGAAAGATGAAACTAGAAAATGCACGATCCGCGGACGCACTAAATTCTTACCTCCAAATTAAAAATCCTGAAAGATGAAACTAGAAAATGCACGATCCGCGGACGCACTAAATTCTTAGATTattgataaaatcattttattcattCCTACATATTTctagtttttgtttgaatattgcAACTATTCCAAAAATTCTTTGATTGGAGGTCAGGCATTCATGAAcgaattaattcaaaatttatatttaaatttataactaATTAATTGATATTTGACTTGTATACTGAAAAACATACAcgtgttataatatttttttttaatttcggaaattgaaaaaaaaacagcattaaaagagtaaaataacaaagatgttgacaaatacaaatattaagaaatgaagaaatatagaaataccgaaaataaaataaattgaaccaattttcattatgaaaaaaatattatgtgttaaataacaatttttacttttcaataaaCCAAATCATAttgacacaacctttttttGTGCTTGTTTTAAATCAACAGTGatatatattattctttttcagaaCGTAAAGGACTTCATCGATATATTTTGAGTTCATGGAACTTCATAAACGTCTTCTATATATTCCAATTTATAatcactttttaatattttttttgtgttttcttttcttagTGTATCACCTTTTTTTTCTGACTAATTCATTATTGTATTATATCAGAACATCGTATTAATAAATGCTATCTGCAATTCTGcttcattttatatgtattttaaacagAAGGGAAACTGATACAAACGCCGATACACTTATCCAACAAAAAAATGCATGGTTGTAGAACTGATATTACACTTTAAGCCTGAACTAGTATCACCAGTGCAAAACTTTTATGGTCGCCAGGATAACTTAGTTGATTACTTGGGAGTGTCGCAAGAGACTGTAAAAGTTTACCTGTATTTACATCGCGTTGTTTGAACCATAACAAAATGTGGCTGCTCGAAAGGACGGTTATATATATGCACATGTTTATAAGAAATCACTTCCAATTTTATAGCAGAGTTTGAATTGCTGAATCTATAGCCTTTCTAGCGAAGTGTTTTCTGTGTTATGGattataaaattacattttcaacCCTCTAAAATAATTTCCCGTTTTTCGCGATGATTTGATTGTTGAATAACATGAAGGAATGATACATTCAGGATGAATTCATTTCAAGCTtagaaatttacttttttcctacgattaataattatttatggTCTTATATTAAAGCCGCCAGTCACACTGTCACGTTTTACTACGTTGGCAAATGCTACGTTTCAACtacgttttgaataaaaatgtccCGTTATTTTAAAGCTAGGTTTTACTAGGTGTGTGCCATGTTCTTATGACGTTTTCTTACGTATTAGTACATGAAGACCCACGTTTCGACCAAGTACTGATACGTTACGCTACGTAGTACGCATGTTCTGTTAGGTTCCGCTAAGCTTTGTTACGTATTTACTAGGTTTCAACTTCGTTTAAATTTTCGCTACGGTTGTTGTTGAATTCCAATAATTAACAAAGGGTCAATACGGTTTTTTTACGTTTCTACTGCGTTTCGATACGCTTCGTTACGTATACTTTCAAAACGTAGTAAAACGTAGCTCTTGAAACGTGACAGTGTGACTGGGgctttataaagaaaataaaagaaaaaaaaaaagtaataaaaatggCCACAGCCTCCAATAGAAAATATTCATTACCCCATTCCGGGTATgtggaaataataaaaaaaagatgtatacTTTTTCGTTTTGCAAGGAGGGTAGATGTTATGTAGTACGGTTGAATCCGGTTTGGGGTCAGGCTGTTTCATTTTATAAGGACGTATGGTTGCATTCTGTTTAATTTGAATCAGATGTAAGATGACGAGTAAATAAAGATGCGTAGTTGTGATGTCTTGTCATATTTAGTCTCCGTCCAAGGCAAGAAAGTATCACTAGAatgtttttaagttttcatCTAAAACATTTACTCATTACAGCTATACTGCTTAGATGTTTTTAATCCGGACAGTAATAATTGTTATGTTATGATCCATAATGTGGAAAGCATTATTTTATGAGTCCTTTTATTCCCAATTTATGGGCATAATGTTTTCTCTTCGTCCGTTTgtcagtctgtctgtccattattccgttcgtctgtttgtaagtccgtctgtcccgcttaggttaaagttttgtcaagatagtttttgatgaaattgaagtctaatcaaccggacacttagtacacatgttccctatgatataatctttataatttcaatgaaaaaatagaGTTTGACCCagtttcacggtccactgaacttaaaaaaaatctaaacacCAAAATACTTATTATGATAgcgcgagtggggcatccgtgtactatggacaaaTTATTGTTTAGAGAGTAATTATGTATATTGTCAAACAATGCAACAACGTCCATGGGTTTGTTAATGCTGTAGCTTTGTAAATGGGACACTTCCAGAATCAGTATTTTACAATTCCTTTCAGCAGTGTTTCTATGCAATTTCTCACTGCTTATTGTTAATTACGGACTGTACCTTCAGACCAGTTTTACCGCCCAATATAATAACTGATGGTTGGGTTCATCAT is a genomic window of Mytilus trossulus isolate FHL-02 chromosome 1, PNRI_Mtr1.1.1.hap1, whole genome shotgun sequence containing:
- the LOC134708146 gene encoding uncharacterized protein LOC134708146 encodes the protein MSKLSILCIVLVIIVVSVEVEGLKRGKRNTSKRNEAGTEVIERSETSLRREKRDTQQTGGSTAKKSRSGRQGKRNKKCGRKCRRNRRRRRCQCKRVSLKIITRCTKGKRGKKTCSKVKRYFFKKTRCYYPFDDSYGNGSDDGGDGGEDGGDGGDNDVEDHGGDCDGEGNNDGEGDGDGDGDGGGDGGGDGDGDGGGDGDGGDGGLGGGGDGDGDGNGDGDGDGNGDDGGDGDGEGDGDGGGDGNGDGNGDGNGDDGGDGDGDEGDGGDNDLVMLNDDCTEAENPEDLKDICANGIAKDPVELFFGTSCPTHFLQCDLNGGAFIMPCSVGLEWCQQKLTCDIVSSCNA